Within Sorangiineae bacterium MSr11367, the genomic segment AAAAGGCTCCCACCCGCGAACGGGGGGGAGCCCTTCTCATTCAGCCCAAATCAACGCGCTTACTGCGTCTCTTCGAACTCGGCGTCGATCACGTTGCCGTCCTTCTTGCCCTTGCCATCGGCACCCGGAGCGCCACCTTCGGCGCCGCCGTTCGGCGGGGCGCCGGGACCGCCGCCCTCGGCGCCCGGGGCGCCTTGGTACATCACGCTGGCGATGCGGTGGGCTTCCTTCTCCAGCTTCTCGAGAAGTTCCGTCACCTGTGCGTCGTCCTGCTTCTCGACGGCGGCGCGGCCTTCCTTGATCAAGCCCTCGAACGTCGACACGTCGCTGGCCTGCAGCTTGTCCTTGTTCTCGCTGATCGTCTTCTCCAGCGAGTAGCAAAGGTTGTCCAGCTTGTTGCGCCGCTCGATCTGGTCGCGGCGGGCCTTGTCCTCCGCCTCGTTCTCGGCGGCTTCCTTGACCATGCGCTGGATGTCCGAGTCGCTCAGACCGGAGTTCGCCGTGATGGTGATCTTCTGGTCCTTGCCCGTCGCCGTGTCCTTCGCGTGCACCGACAGGATGCCGTTCGCGTCGATGTCGAAAATGACCTCGATCTTCGGCACGCCGCGCGGGGCGGGCATGATGCCCTCGAGGTGGAACTTGCCCAAGGTGCGGTTGTAACGCGCCTCGGTGCGCTCGCCCTGGAGGACGTGCACTTCCACGCTGGGCTGGCTGTCCGTCGCCGTCGAGAACACTTCCTTCTTCTGCGTCGGAATCGTCGTGTTGCGCGGGATCATCGCGGTCATCACGCCGCCGAGCGTCTCCACGCCGAGCGACAGCGGGGTGACGTCGAGAAGGACCATGTCCTTCACGTCGCCGGAGAGAACGCCGGCTTGTACCGCCGCGCCGATGGCCACGACCTCGTCCGGGTTCACGCCCTGGTGCGGGTCCTTGCCGAAGAACTTCTTCACCGTCTCCTTCACGAGCGGGATGCGCGTGGAGCCACCGACGAGGACGACCTCGGCGATGTCCGAAGGAGACTTCTTCGCGTCGGAGAGCGCCCGCTTCACCGGCTCCATCGAGCGGTCGATGAGCGGGGTCATCATCTGCTCCAGCTTGGAGCGCGACAGGCGCATGTCGAGGTGGACCGGACCGCCCGAGGCGACGGTGAGGAACGGCAGGTTGATGCTCGTCTCCTGCACGCTCGACAGCTCGATCTTCGCCTTTTCTGCGGCCTCCTTGAGGCGCTGCAGGGCCATCTTGTCCTTGCCGACGTCGATGCCCGAGGACTTGCGGAACTCGGCCACGAGCCAGTCGATGATCAGGTTGTCGACGTCGTCACCGCCGAGGTGCGTGTCGCCGTTGGTC encodes:
- the dnaK gene encoding molecular chaperone DnaK, giving the protein MGKIIGIDLGTTNSVVAIMEGREPKVIVNEEGSRITPSVVAWDDKGEVLVGQIAKRQAVTNPENTIFSAKRFVGRRFDEVSEELKRVPYKAVKASNGDTAFEVRGKVVSPPEVSAKVLQKLKKAAEDYLGEKVNEAVITVPAYFNDAQRQATKDAGRIAGLDVKRIVNEPTAAALAYGLDKKSDEIIAVYDFGGGTFDISILEVGDNVVQVISTNGDTHLGGDDVDNLIIDWLVAEFRKSSGIDVGKDKMALQRLKEAAEKAKIELSSVQETSINLPFLTVASGGPVHLDMRLSRSKLEQMMTPLIDRSMEPVKRALSDAKKSPSDIAEVVLVGGSTRIPLVKETVKKFFGKDPHQGVNPDEVVAIGAAVQAGVLSGDVKDMVLLDVTPLSLGVETLGGVMTAMIPRNTTIPTQKKEVFSTATDSQPSVEVHVLQGERTEARYNRTLGKFHLEGIMPAPRGVPKIEVIFDIDANGILSVHAKDTATGKDQKITITANSGLSDSDIQRMVKEAAENEAEDKARRDQIERRNKLDNLCYSLEKTISENKDKLQASDVSTFEGLIKEGRAAVEKQDDAQVTELLEKLEKEAHRIASVMYQGAPGAEGGGPGAPPNGGAEGGAPGADGKGKKDGNVIDAEFEETQ